The Misgurnus anguillicaudatus chromosome 21, ASM2758022v2, whole genome shotgun sequence genome includes a window with the following:
- the zfta gene encoding zinc finger translocation-associated protein isoform X1 — MEENESAHKAQQTERRSLVIKAEKGEATLQRESLGDLPTGEEDVTNGLTPHDIQESQNSSLCFPGTSYWCVSESTDSPLLLSPVPGPSMQDPPPVKHTPGRDHRRYYHEYWRSEYLMDFDRQNQGMICMVCGSSLATLKLSTIKRHIRQRHPYSLLWSESDKDVIRSGWESHLSLENNQRPICSDPENASESEEMLIVDSHSTGKSGSNVTPAPPSQSGFSHVPPSPLASSAQELPGPTAQVLERYLNDTLHAWFRQEFLMEYQAEAGRLVCMVCSCLLPSLHLDHIKSHVLDLHPNSLLYSAEEKHSILQNWAKTNDSDFLQDVKLEHQNWGNEESINGQSQFFPLEMDPTQNNLGSYSRGDENPSDADQRPQSLPQRFPRKRRLKYGSPWRLRLDYLVAYGPPDNPCCYCMVCSEHLPVPRVSNFRKHIQACHPETSGLSRIEKDAVIRAWTKEEKIHPATPKEDTLPSGTADVNTVINAQASPVKIPEQGDIQTEDDKSTNITPSTQTTGRNRHYPGKDQRRNYQAHWRMDFLMDYDCRRHGLICMVCGATLATLKVSTIKRHVLQVHPHSLYFSPEEKQLVLLSYSKISLHLHSDDCFSGSNHSHKENANVNTGLTSNQST; from the exons GCGAAGAGGATGTAACCAATGGTCTCACACCTCATGATATCCAAGAAAGTCAAAATAGTTCTCTATGCTTCCCAGGAACCAGCTACTGGTGTGTCTCAGAGAGTACAGATTCTCCTTTGCTTCTGTCTCCTGTTCCAGGGCCATCGATGCAGGATCCCCCTCCCGTAAAACACACACCTGGGAGAGACCACCGGCGCTATTACCATGAGTACTGGCGCAGCGAGTACCTCATGGATTTTGACCGGCAAAATCAGGGGATGATATGCATGGTGTGCGGCAGCTCGTTGGCAACCCTGAAGTTGAGCACCATCAAGAGACACATCAGACAGAGGCACCCGTACTCTCTGCTTTGGAGTGAGTCGGATAAAGATGTGATCAGGTCAGGCTGGGAGAGTCACTTGAGTCTGGAGAACAACCAGAGGCCGATATGCTCTGATCCAGAGAATGCCTCAGAATCAGAAGAGATGCTAATTGTTGATAGCCATTCCACAG GCAAATCTGGAAGTAATGTTACTCCAGCTCCCCCGTCCCAGTCTGGGTTCAGCCATGTCCCTCCCTCTCCTCTTGCTTCTTCGGCCCAGGAGCTCCCAGGTCCCACAGCTCAGGTGTTGGAGCGCTACCTGAACGACACGTTGCATGCATGGTTCCGTCAGGAGTTCCTCATGGAATACCAGGCAGAGGCAGGTCGTCTAGTATGCATGGTATGCAGCTGTCTGTTGCCTTCACTCCACCTGGATCACATTAAGAGTCACGTGCTGGATCTGCATCCAAATTCTCTACTATACAGCGCTGAGGAAAAGCACTCCATCTTGCAGAACTGGGCCAAGACAAACG ATTCAGATTTTTTACAAGATGTCAAACTGGAGCATCAGAATTGGGGCAACGAAGAAAGCATAAATGGACAATCACAGTTTTTTCCTCTGGAAATGGATCCCACCCAGAATAACTTAGGGAGTTACTCAAGAGGAGATGAGAATCCATCAGATGCTGACCAGAGACCTCAGTCTTTACCTCAGCGTTTCCCCAGAAAGAGACGACTGAAATACGGCAGCCCCTGGCGTCTCCGCCTGGATTATTTAGTGGCGTATGGTCCTCCGGATAATCCATGCTGCTACTGCATGGTGTGTTCTGAGCATCTCCCTGTGCCAAGGGTCAGTAACTTTCGTAAGCACATTCAGGCGTGCCATCCAGAAACAAGTGGCCTCAGCCGTATTGAGAAAGATGCTGTGATCAGGGCTTGGACAAAAGAGGAGAAAATCCACCCTGCTACGCCGAAGGAGGATA CCCTGCCCAGTGGAACCGCAGATGTGAACACTGTTATTAACGCACAAGCATCACCTGTGAAAATCCCAGAGCAAGGTGACATCCAAACGGAAGACGACAAGAGCACAAATATTACACCCTCAACACAGACCACAGGGCGAAACAGGCACTACCCGGGTAAGGACCAGCGGCGGAATTATCAGGCGCACTGGCGGATGGACTTCCTGATGGATTACGACTGCAGGAGGCACGGACTGATCTGCATGGTGTGTGGTGCTACGCTCGCTACGCTTAAGGTCAGCACTATCAAAAGACATGTCCTGCAGGTGCACCCCCACTCACTGTACTTCAGCCCAGAAGAAAAGCAGCTGGTCCTGCTTAGCTACAGCAAGATCTCCCTGCATTTACATTCTGATGACTGTTTTTCAGGATCAAACCACAGCCATAAAGAAAATGCTAATGTTAATACGGGATTAACTTCAAATCAGAGCACTTAA
- the zfta gene encoding zinc finger translocation-associated protein isoform X3 gives MEENESAHKAQQTERRSLVIKAEKGEATLQRESLGDLPTGTSYWCVSESTDSPLLLSPVPGPSMQDPPPVKHTPGRDHRRYYHEYWRSEYLMDFDRQNQGMICMVCGSSLATLKLSTIKRHIRQRHPYSLLWSESDKDVIRSGWESHLSLENNQRPICSDPENASESEEMLIVDSHSTGKSGSNVTPAPPSQSGFSHVPPSPLASSAQELPGPTAQVLERYLNDTLHAWFRQEFLMEYQAEAGRLVCMVCSCLLPSLHLDHIKSHVLDLHPNSLLYSAEEKHSILQNWAKTNDSDFLQDVKLEHQNWGNEESINGQSQFFPLEMDPTQNNLGSYSRGDENPSDADQRPQSLPQRFPRKRRLKYGSPWRLRLDYLVAYGPPDNPCCYCMVCSEHLPVPRVSNFRKHIQACHPETSGLSRIEKDAVIRAWTKEEKIHPATPKEDTLPSGTADVNTVINAQASPVKIPEQGDIQTEDDKSTNITPSTQTTGRNRHYPGKDQRRNYQAHWRMDFLMDYDCRRHGLICMVCGATLATLKVSTIKRHVLQVHPHSLYFSPEEKQLVLLSYSKISLHLHSDDCFSGSNHSHKENANVNTGLTSNQST, from the exons GAACCAGCTACTGGTGTGTCTCAGAGAGTACAGATTCTCCTTTGCTTCTGTCTCCTGTTCCAGGGCCATCGATGCAGGATCCCCCTCCCGTAAAACACACACCTGGGAGAGACCACCGGCGCTATTACCATGAGTACTGGCGCAGCGAGTACCTCATGGATTTTGACCGGCAAAATCAGGGGATGATATGCATGGTGTGCGGCAGCTCGTTGGCAACCCTGAAGTTGAGCACCATCAAGAGACACATCAGACAGAGGCACCCGTACTCTCTGCTTTGGAGTGAGTCGGATAAAGATGTGATCAGGTCAGGCTGGGAGAGTCACTTGAGTCTGGAGAACAACCAGAGGCCGATATGCTCTGATCCAGAGAATGCCTCAGAATCAGAAGAGATGCTAATTGTTGATAGCCATTCCACAG GCAAATCTGGAAGTAATGTTACTCCAGCTCCCCCGTCCCAGTCTGGGTTCAGCCATGTCCCTCCCTCTCCTCTTGCTTCTTCGGCCCAGGAGCTCCCAGGTCCCACAGCTCAGGTGTTGGAGCGCTACCTGAACGACACGTTGCATGCATGGTTCCGTCAGGAGTTCCTCATGGAATACCAGGCAGAGGCAGGTCGTCTAGTATGCATGGTATGCAGCTGTCTGTTGCCTTCACTCCACCTGGATCACATTAAGAGTCACGTGCTGGATCTGCATCCAAATTCTCTACTATACAGCGCTGAGGAAAAGCACTCCATCTTGCAGAACTGGGCCAAGACAAACG ATTCAGATTTTTTACAAGATGTCAAACTGGAGCATCAGAATTGGGGCAACGAAGAAAGCATAAATGGACAATCACAGTTTTTTCCTCTGGAAATGGATCCCACCCAGAATAACTTAGGGAGTTACTCAAGAGGAGATGAGAATCCATCAGATGCTGACCAGAGACCTCAGTCTTTACCTCAGCGTTTCCCCAGAAAGAGACGACTGAAATACGGCAGCCCCTGGCGTCTCCGCCTGGATTATTTAGTGGCGTATGGTCCTCCGGATAATCCATGCTGCTACTGCATGGTGTGTTCTGAGCATCTCCCTGTGCCAAGGGTCAGTAACTTTCGTAAGCACATTCAGGCGTGCCATCCAGAAACAAGTGGCCTCAGCCGTATTGAGAAAGATGCTGTGATCAGGGCTTGGACAAAAGAGGAGAAAATCCACCCTGCTACGCCGAAGGAGGATA CCCTGCCCAGTGGAACCGCAGATGTGAACACTGTTATTAACGCACAAGCATCACCTGTGAAAATCCCAGAGCAAGGTGACATCCAAACGGAAGACGACAAGAGCACAAATATTACACCCTCAACACAGACCACAGGGCGAAACAGGCACTACCCGGGTAAGGACCAGCGGCGGAATTATCAGGCGCACTGGCGGATGGACTTCCTGATGGATTACGACTGCAGGAGGCACGGACTGATCTGCATGGTGTGTGGTGCTACGCTCGCTACGCTTAAGGTCAGCACTATCAAAAGACATGTCCTGCAGGTGCACCCCCACTCACTGTACTTCAGCCCAGAAGAAAAGCAGCTGGTCCTGCTTAGCTACAGCAAGATCTCCCTGCATTTACATTCTGATGACTGTTTTTCAGGATCAAACCACAGCCATAAAGAAAATGCTAATGTTAATACGGGATTAACTTCAAATCAGAGCACTTAA
- the zfta gene encoding zinc finger translocation-associated protein isoform X8, whose amino-acid sequence MQDPPPVKHTPGRDHRRYYHEYWRSEYLMDFDRQNQGMICMVCGSSLATLKLSTIKRHIRQRHPYSLLWSESDKDVIRSGWESHLSLENNQRPICSDPENASESEEMLIVDSHSTGKSGSNVTPAPPSQSGFSHVPPSPLASSAQELPGPTAQVLERYLNDTLHAWFRQEFLMEYQAEAGRLVCMVCSCLLPSLHLDHIKSHVLDLHPNSLLYSAEEKHSILQNWAKTNDSDFLQDVKLEHQNWGNEESINGQSQFFPLEMDPTQNNLGSYSRGDENPSDADQRPQSLPQRFPRKRRLKYGSPWRLRLDYLVAYGPPDNPCCYCMVCSEHLPVPRVSNFRKHIQACHPETSGLSRIEKDAVIRAWTKEEKIHPATPKEDTLPSGTADVNTVINAQASPVKIPEQGDIQTEDDKSTNITPSTQTTGRNRHYPGKDQRRNYQAHWRMDFLMDYDCRRHGLICMVCGATLATLKVSTIKRHVLQVHPHSLYFSPEEKQLVLLSYSKISLHLHSDDCFSGSNHSHKENANVNTGLTSNQST is encoded by the exons ATGCAGGATCCCCCTCCCGTAAAACACACACCTGGGAGAGACCACCGGCGCTATTACCATGAGTACTGGCGCAGCGAGTACCTCATGGATTTTGACCGGCAAAATCAGGGGATGATATGCATGGTGTGCGGCAGCTCGTTGGCAACCCTGAAGTTGAGCACCATCAAGAGACACATCAGACAGAGGCACCCGTACTCTCTGCTTTGGAGTGAGTCGGATAAAGATGTGATCAGGTCAGGCTGGGAGAGTCACTTGAGTCTGGAGAACAACCAGAGGCCGATATGCTCTGATCCAGAGAATGCCTCAGAATCAGAAGAGATGCTAATTGTTGATAGCCATTCCACAG GCAAATCTGGAAGTAATGTTACTCCAGCTCCCCCGTCCCAGTCTGGGTTCAGCCATGTCCCTCCCTCTCCTCTTGCTTCTTCGGCCCAGGAGCTCCCAGGTCCCACAGCTCAGGTGTTGGAGCGCTACCTGAACGACACGTTGCATGCATGGTTCCGTCAGGAGTTCCTCATGGAATACCAGGCAGAGGCAGGTCGTCTAGTATGCATGGTATGCAGCTGTCTGTTGCCTTCACTCCACCTGGATCACATTAAGAGTCACGTGCTGGATCTGCATCCAAATTCTCTACTATACAGCGCTGAGGAAAAGCACTCCATCTTGCAGAACTGGGCCAAGACAAACG ATTCAGATTTTTTACAAGATGTCAAACTGGAGCATCAGAATTGGGGCAACGAAGAAAGCATAAATGGACAATCACAGTTTTTTCCTCTGGAAATGGATCCCACCCAGAATAACTTAGGGAGTTACTCAAGAGGAGATGAGAATCCATCAGATGCTGACCAGAGACCTCAGTCTTTACCTCAGCGTTTCCCCAGAAAGAGACGACTGAAATACGGCAGCCCCTGGCGTCTCCGCCTGGATTATTTAGTGGCGTATGGTCCTCCGGATAATCCATGCTGCTACTGCATGGTGTGTTCTGAGCATCTCCCTGTGCCAAGGGTCAGTAACTTTCGTAAGCACATTCAGGCGTGCCATCCAGAAACAAGTGGCCTCAGCCGTATTGAGAAAGATGCTGTGATCAGGGCTTGGACAAAAGAGGAGAAAATCCACCCTGCTACGCCGAAGGAGGATA CCCTGCCCAGTGGAACCGCAGATGTGAACACTGTTATTAACGCACAAGCATCACCTGTGAAAATCCCAGAGCAAGGTGACATCCAAACGGAAGACGACAAGAGCACAAATATTACACCCTCAACACAGACCACAGGGCGAAACAGGCACTACCCGGGTAAGGACCAGCGGCGGAATTATCAGGCGCACTGGCGGATGGACTTCCTGATGGATTACGACTGCAGGAGGCACGGACTGATCTGCATGGTGTGTGGTGCTACGCTCGCTACGCTTAAGGTCAGCACTATCAAAAGACATGTCCTGCAGGTGCACCCCCACTCACTGTACTTCAGCCCAGAAGAAAAGCAGCTGGTCCTGCTTAGCTACAGCAAGATCTCCCTGCATTTACATTCTGATGACTGTTTTTCAGGATCAAACCACAGCCATAAAGAAAATGCTAATGTTAATACGGGATTAACTTCAAATCAGAGCACTTAA
- the zfta gene encoding zinc finger translocation-associated protein isoform X6, with amino-acid sequence MEENESAHKAQQTERRSLVIKAEKGEATLQRESLGDLPTGPSMQDPPPVKHTPGRDHRRYYHEYWRSEYLMDFDRQNQGMICMVCGSSLATLKLSTIKRHIRQRHPYSLLWSESDKDVIRSGWESHLSLENNQRPICSDPENASESEEMLIVDSHSTGKSGSNVTPAPPSQSGFSHVPPSPLASSAQELPGPTAQVLERYLNDTLHAWFRQEFLMEYQAEAGRLVCMVCSCLLPSLHLDHIKSHVLDLHPNSLLYSAEEKHSILQNWAKTNDSDFLQDVKLEHQNWGNEESINGQSQFFPLEMDPTQNNLGSYSRGDENPSDADQRPQSLPQRFPRKRRLKYGSPWRLRLDYLVAYGPPDNPCCYCMVCSEHLPVPRVSNFRKHIQACHPETSGLSRIEKDAVIRAWTKEEKIHPATPKEDTLPSGTADVNTVINAQASPVKIPEQGDIQTEDDKSTNITPSTQTTGRNRHYPGKDQRRNYQAHWRMDFLMDYDCRRHGLICMVCGATLATLKVSTIKRHVLQVHPHSLYFSPEEKQLVLLSYSKISLHLHSDDCFSGSNHSHKENANVNTGLTSNQST; translated from the exons GGCCATCGATGCAGGATCCCCCTCCCGTAAAACACACACCTGGGAGAGACCACCGGCGCTATTACCATGAGTACTGGCGCAGCGAGTACCTCATGGATTTTGACCGGCAAAATCAGGGGATGATATGCATGGTGTGCGGCAGCTCGTTGGCAACCCTGAAGTTGAGCACCATCAAGAGACACATCAGACAGAGGCACCCGTACTCTCTGCTTTGGAGTGAGTCGGATAAAGATGTGATCAGGTCAGGCTGGGAGAGTCACTTGAGTCTGGAGAACAACCAGAGGCCGATATGCTCTGATCCAGAGAATGCCTCAGAATCAGAAGAGATGCTAATTGTTGATAGCCATTCCACAG GCAAATCTGGAAGTAATGTTACTCCAGCTCCCCCGTCCCAGTCTGGGTTCAGCCATGTCCCTCCCTCTCCTCTTGCTTCTTCGGCCCAGGAGCTCCCAGGTCCCACAGCTCAGGTGTTGGAGCGCTACCTGAACGACACGTTGCATGCATGGTTCCGTCAGGAGTTCCTCATGGAATACCAGGCAGAGGCAGGTCGTCTAGTATGCATGGTATGCAGCTGTCTGTTGCCTTCACTCCACCTGGATCACATTAAGAGTCACGTGCTGGATCTGCATCCAAATTCTCTACTATACAGCGCTGAGGAAAAGCACTCCATCTTGCAGAACTGGGCCAAGACAAACG ATTCAGATTTTTTACAAGATGTCAAACTGGAGCATCAGAATTGGGGCAACGAAGAAAGCATAAATGGACAATCACAGTTTTTTCCTCTGGAAATGGATCCCACCCAGAATAACTTAGGGAGTTACTCAAGAGGAGATGAGAATCCATCAGATGCTGACCAGAGACCTCAGTCTTTACCTCAGCGTTTCCCCAGAAAGAGACGACTGAAATACGGCAGCCCCTGGCGTCTCCGCCTGGATTATTTAGTGGCGTATGGTCCTCCGGATAATCCATGCTGCTACTGCATGGTGTGTTCTGAGCATCTCCCTGTGCCAAGGGTCAGTAACTTTCGTAAGCACATTCAGGCGTGCCATCCAGAAACAAGTGGCCTCAGCCGTATTGAGAAAGATGCTGTGATCAGGGCTTGGACAAAAGAGGAGAAAATCCACCCTGCTACGCCGAAGGAGGATA CCCTGCCCAGTGGAACCGCAGATGTGAACACTGTTATTAACGCACAAGCATCACCTGTGAAAATCCCAGAGCAAGGTGACATCCAAACGGAAGACGACAAGAGCACAAATATTACACCCTCAACACAGACCACAGGGCGAAACAGGCACTACCCGGGTAAGGACCAGCGGCGGAATTATCAGGCGCACTGGCGGATGGACTTCCTGATGGATTACGACTGCAGGAGGCACGGACTGATCTGCATGGTGTGTGGTGCTACGCTCGCTACGCTTAAGGTCAGCACTATCAAAAGACATGTCCTGCAGGTGCACCCCCACTCACTGTACTTCAGCCCAGAAGAAAAGCAGCTGGTCCTGCTTAGCTACAGCAAGATCTCCCTGCATTTACATTCTGATGACTGTTTTTCAGGATCAAACCACAGCCATAAAGAAAATGCTAATGTTAATACGGGATTAACTTCAAATCAGAGCACTTAA
- the zfta gene encoding zinc finger translocation-associated protein isoform X5 translates to MCLFYLDLTHQTFSSRTQAQDTAVSPRGEEDVTNGLTPHDIQERPSMQDPPPVKHTPGRDHRRYYHEYWRSEYLMDFDRQNQGMICMVCGSSLATLKLSTIKRHIRQRHPYSLLWSESDKDVIRSGWESHLSLENNQRPICSDPENASESEEMLIVDSHSTGKSGSNVTPAPPSQSGFSHVPPSPLASSAQELPGPTAQVLERYLNDTLHAWFRQEFLMEYQAEAGRLVCMVCSCLLPSLHLDHIKSHVLDLHPNSLLYSAEEKHSILQNWAKTNDSDFLQDVKLEHQNWGNEESINGQSQFFPLEMDPTQNNLGSYSRGDENPSDADQRPQSLPQRFPRKRRLKYGSPWRLRLDYLVAYGPPDNPCCYCMVCSEHLPVPRVSNFRKHIQACHPETSGLSRIEKDAVIRAWTKEEKIHPATPKEDTLPSGTADVNTVINAQASPVKIPEQGDIQTEDDKSTNITPSTQTTGRNRHYPGKDQRRNYQAHWRMDFLMDYDCRRHGLICMVCGATLATLKVSTIKRHVLQVHPHSLYFSPEEKQLVLLSYSKISLHLHSDDCFSGSNHSHKENANVNTGLTSNQST, encoded by the exons GCGAAGAGGATGTAACCAATGGTCTCACACCTCATGATATCCAAGAAA GGCCATCGATGCAGGATCCCCCTCCCGTAAAACACACACCTGGGAGAGACCACCGGCGCTATTACCATGAGTACTGGCGCAGCGAGTACCTCATGGATTTTGACCGGCAAAATCAGGGGATGATATGCATGGTGTGCGGCAGCTCGTTGGCAACCCTGAAGTTGAGCACCATCAAGAGACACATCAGACAGAGGCACCCGTACTCTCTGCTTTGGAGTGAGTCGGATAAAGATGTGATCAGGTCAGGCTGGGAGAGTCACTTGAGTCTGGAGAACAACCAGAGGCCGATATGCTCTGATCCAGAGAATGCCTCAGAATCAGAAGAGATGCTAATTGTTGATAGCCATTCCACAG GCAAATCTGGAAGTAATGTTACTCCAGCTCCCCCGTCCCAGTCTGGGTTCAGCCATGTCCCTCCCTCTCCTCTTGCTTCTTCGGCCCAGGAGCTCCCAGGTCCCACAGCTCAGGTGTTGGAGCGCTACCTGAACGACACGTTGCATGCATGGTTCCGTCAGGAGTTCCTCATGGAATACCAGGCAGAGGCAGGTCGTCTAGTATGCATGGTATGCAGCTGTCTGTTGCCTTCACTCCACCTGGATCACATTAAGAGTCACGTGCTGGATCTGCATCCAAATTCTCTACTATACAGCGCTGAGGAAAAGCACTCCATCTTGCAGAACTGGGCCAAGACAAACG ATTCAGATTTTTTACAAGATGTCAAACTGGAGCATCAGAATTGGGGCAACGAAGAAAGCATAAATGGACAATCACAGTTTTTTCCTCTGGAAATGGATCCCACCCAGAATAACTTAGGGAGTTACTCAAGAGGAGATGAGAATCCATCAGATGCTGACCAGAGACCTCAGTCTTTACCTCAGCGTTTCCCCAGAAAGAGACGACTGAAATACGGCAGCCCCTGGCGTCTCCGCCTGGATTATTTAGTGGCGTATGGTCCTCCGGATAATCCATGCTGCTACTGCATGGTGTGTTCTGAGCATCTCCCTGTGCCAAGGGTCAGTAACTTTCGTAAGCACATTCAGGCGTGCCATCCAGAAACAAGTGGCCTCAGCCGTATTGAGAAAGATGCTGTGATCAGGGCTTGGACAAAAGAGGAGAAAATCCACCCTGCTACGCCGAAGGAGGATA CCCTGCCCAGTGGAACCGCAGATGTGAACACTGTTATTAACGCACAAGCATCACCTGTGAAAATCCCAGAGCAAGGTGACATCCAAACGGAAGACGACAAGAGCACAAATATTACACCCTCAACACAGACCACAGGGCGAAACAGGCACTACCCGGGTAAGGACCAGCGGCGGAATTATCAGGCGCACTGGCGGATGGACTTCCTGATGGATTACGACTGCAGGAGGCACGGACTGATCTGCATGGTGTGTGGTGCTACGCTCGCTACGCTTAAGGTCAGCACTATCAAAAGACATGTCCTGCAGGTGCACCCCCACTCACTGTACTTCAGCCCAGAAGAAAAGCAGCTGGTCCTGCTTAGCTACAGCAAGATCTCCCTGCATTTACATTCTGATGACTGTTTTTCAGGATCAAACCACAGCCATAAAGAAAATGCTAATGTTAATACGGGATTAACTTCAAATCAGAGCACTTAA
- the zfta gene encoding zinc finger translocation-associated protein isoform X2, producing MCLFYLDLTHQTFSSRTQAQDTAVSPRGEEDVTNGLTPHDIQESQNSSLCFPGTSYWCVSESTDSPLLLSPVPGPSMQDPPPVKHTPGRDHRRYYHEYWRSEYLMDFDRQNQGMICMVCGSSLATLKLSTIKRHIRQRHPYSLLWSESDKDVIRSGWESHLSLENNQRPICSDPENASESEEMLIVDSHSTGKSGSNVTPAPPSQSGFSHVPPSPLASSAQELPGPTAQVLERYLNDTLHAWFRQEFLMEYQAEAGRLVCMVCSCLLPSLHLDHIKSHVLDLHPNSLLYSAEEKHSILQNWAKTNDSDFLQDVKLEHQNWGNEESINGQSQFFPLEMDPTQNNLGSYSRGDENPSDADQRPQSLPQRFPRKRRLKYGSPWRLRLDYLVAYGPPDNPCCYCMVCSEHLPVPRVSNFRKHIQACHPETSGLSRIEKDAVIRAWTKEEKIHPATPKEDTLPSGTADVNTVINAQASPVKIPEQGDIQTEDDKSTNITPSTQTTGRNRHYPGKDQRRNYQAHWRMDFLMDYDCRRHGLICMVCGATLATLKVSTIKRHVLQVHPHSLYFSPEEKQLVLLSYSKISLHLHSDDCFSGSNHSHKENANVNTGLTSNQST from the exons GCGAAGAGGATGTAACCAATGGTCTCACACCTCATGATATCCAAGAAAGTCAAAATAGTTCTCTATGCTTCCCAGGAACCAGCTACTGGTGTGTCTCAGAGAGTACAGATTCTCCTTTGCTTCTGTCTCCTGTTCCAGGGCCATCGATGCAGGATCCCCCTCCCGTAAAACACACACCTGGGAGAGACCACCGGCGCTATTACCATGAGTACTGGCGCAGCGAGTACCTCATGGATTTTGACCGGCAAAATCAGGGGATGATATGCATGGTGTGCGGCAGCTCGTTGGCAACCCTGAAGTTGAGCACCATCAAGAGACACATCAGACAGAGGCACCCGTACTCTCTGCTTTGGAGTGAGTCGGATAAAGATGTGATCAGGTCAGGCTGGGAGAGTCACTTGAGTCTGGAGAACAACCAGAGGCCGATATGCTCTGATCCAGAGAATGCCTCAGAATCAGAAGAGATGCTAATTGTTGATAGCCATTCCACAG GCAAATCTGGAAGTAATGTTACTCCAGCTCCCCCGTCCCAGTCTGGGTTCAGCCATGTCCCTCCCTCTCCTCTTGCTTCTTCGGCCCAGGAGCTCCCAGGTCCCACAGCTCAGGTGTTGGAGCGCTACCTGAACGACACGTTGCATGCATGGTTCCGTCAGGAGTTCCTCATGGAATACCAGGCAGAGGCAGGTCGTCTAGTATGCATGGTATGCAGCTGTCTGTTGCCTTCACTCCACCTGGATCACATTAAGAGTCACGTGCTGGATCTGCATCCAAATTCTCTACTATACAGCGCTGAGGAAAAGCACTCCATCTTGCAGAACTGGGCCAAGACAAACG ATTCAGATTTTTTACAAGATGTCAAACTGGAGCATCAGAATTGGGGCAACGAAGAAAGCATAAATGGACAATCACAGTTTTTTCCTCTGGAAATGGATCCCACCCAGAATAACTTAGGGAGTTACTCAAGAGGAGATGAGAATCCATCAGATGCTGACCAGAGACCTCAGTCTTTACCTCAGCGTTTCCCCAGAAAGAGACGACTGAAATACGGCAGCCCCTGGCGTCTCCGCCTGGATTATTTAGTGGCGTATGGTCCTCCGGATAATCCATGCTGCTACTGCATGGTGTGTTCTGAGCATCTCCCTGTGCCAAGGGTCAGTAACTTTCGTAAGCACATTCAGGCGTGCCATCCAGAAACAAGTGGCCTCAGCCGTATTGAGAAAGATGCTGTGATCAGGGCTTGGACAAAAGAGGAGAAAATCCACCCTGCTACGCCGAAGGAGGATA CCCTGCCCAGTGGAACCGCAGATGTGAACACTGTTATTAACGCACAAGCATCACCTGTGAAAATCCCAGAGCAAGGTGACATCCAAACGGAAGACGACAAGAGCACAAATATTACACCCTCAACACAGACCACAGGGCGAAACAGGCACTACCCGGGTAAGGACCAGCGGCGGAATTATCAGGCGCACTGGCGGATGGACTTCCTGATGGATTACGACTGCAGGAGGCACGGACTGATCTGCATGGTGTGTGGTGCTACGCTCGCTACGCTTAAGGTCAGCACTATCAAAAGACATGTCCTGCAGGTGCACCCCCACTCACTGTACTTCAGCCCAGAAGAAAAGCAGCTGGTCCTGCTTAGCTACAGCAAGATCTCCCTGCATTTACATTCTGATGACTGTTTTTCAGGATCAAACCACAGCCATAAAGAAAATGCTAATGTTAATACGGGATTAACTTCAAATCAGAGCACTTAA